One Mycobacterium sp. SMC-4 DNA window includes the following coding sequences:
- a CDS encoding DUF1214 domain-containing protein, with protein MNDTPRAELSRAFGELLDELRAIERKLLEADPPLPEADVLDGYRLTFSLLRVAVDAYVWGDKDNPHLVDIIGPYLKWGGDNSDAFYQLAPVDPARTYRVTGNRGDAVYLSMTVYGGPDDGRYSNRIVGTLNDRSLQFDSDGNFEFLLSPTRQTGTWLKLDPDAVVALTRDYMVDPRSGRRPQWKIEALDPPARRRDDAADLIRRMRAARTWIGEQLSFLPTRVQPPNEIHEPFPVPEHAYGWSAADAAYAMGSYELQPDQALIIEGTSPQCVFWNLCLWNPFLHTYDYTYERVTINGAQVSYRPDGSWQIVISDRDPGHPNWVSTAGRSQGLIWLRWFLPEQTPARPQCRVVSLSELSQ; from the coding sequence GTGAACGACACACCGAGAGCAGAGCTTTCGCGCGCCTTCGGCGAATTGCTCGACGAGTTGCGTGCGATCGAACGCAAGCTGCTCGAAGCCGACCCGCCGCTGCCCGAAGCAGACGTCCTCGACGGGTACCGGCTGACGTTCAGCCTGCTGCGCGTCGCCGTCGATGCGTATGTGTGGGGCGACAAGGACAATCCGCATCTTGTCGACATCATCGGCCCCTACCTGAAGTGGGGCGGCGACAACTCCGACGCGTTCTATCAATTGGCGCCGGTGGATCCGGCGCGGACCTACCGGGTGACCGGCAACCGCGGCGACGCGGTCTACCTGTCGATGACCGTCTACGGTGGTCCCGATGACGGCCGCTACAGCAACCGCATCGTGGGTACGCTCAACGACCGCTCCCTGCAATTCGACTCCGACGGCAACTTCGAATTCTTGCTGAGCCCGACGCGGCAAACCGGCACCTGGCTGAAGCTCGACCCGGACGCCGTGGTCGCGCTGACCCGCGACTACATGGTGGACCCGAGATCGGGCCGTCGCCCGCAGTGGAAGATCGAAGCGCTCGACCCGCCGGCGCGGCGTCGCGACGACGCCGCCGACCTGATCCGTCGAATGCGCGCCGCCCGCACCTGGATCGGCGAACAACTGTCGTTCCTGCCGACCCGGGTGCAGCCGCCCAACGAGATCCACGAACCGTTCCCGGTGCCAGAACACGCCTACGGATGGTCGGCCGCCGACGCCGCGTACGCGATGGGATCCTATGAACTGCAACCGGATCAGGCCCTGATCATCGAGGGCACATCACCGCAGTGCGTGTTCTGGAACCTGTGCCTGTGGAACCCGTTCCTGCACACTTACGACTACACCTACGAGCGGGTGACCATCAACGGCGCACAGGTCAGCTACCGGCCCGACGGGTCGTGGCAGATCGTGATCAGTGACCGCGATCCGGGCCACCCGAACTGGGTGTCGACGGCCGGACGGTCTCAAGGACTGATCTGGTTGCGCTGGTTCCTACCGGAACAGACCCCGGCCCGTCCGCAGTGCCGGGTGGTCTCGCTCTCAGAGCTGTCGCAATGA
- a CDS encoding multidrug efflux SMR transporter → MAWLILIGSGLLEAVWAVALGASDNFRRLRPTVVFAVAMPASLVGLAIAMGPLPTGTAYAVWVGVGASVTVLWAMFTRRESASTARVALLVLLVTCVVGLKVVS, encoded by the coding sequence GTGGCCTGGTTGATCCTCATCGGGTCCGGTCTGCTCGAAGCGGTGTGGGCGGTCGCGCTCGGAGCGTCGGACAATTTTCGCCGCCTGCGCCCGACCGTCGTTTTCGCCGTGGCGATGCCCGCAAGTCTGGTGGGCCTGGCCATCGCGATGGGACCGCTGCCCACCGGGACGGCGTATGCCGTCTGGGTTGGTGTCGGCGCTTCGGTGACTGTGCTGTGGGCCATGTTCACCCGCCGGGAGTCGGCCTCAACTGCGCGCGTCGCGTTGCTGGTGCTGCTGGTGACATGCGTCGTCGGGCTCAAGGTGGTGAGCTAG
- a CDS encoding sulfotransferase yields MTSPAPVRFTDLSHPVYPAAAQPMREALAAYGQTLELTPDCLVSTAAARTGCDDWGDNGFRERLDVLCAALRDEAGLSDAGVAVAFEQLAGNLVNRLRLEALLAAHPEILDIPIERPIIICGLPRTGTTHLHNLIAADPGLRYLPYWESLEPFPDPDEDGEQPRRDRCAAGLELIETTMPDFKRMHEMTVDHAHEEIQLLANDISGMLFETTYHVPSFAQHYRTHDQRPSYEYLKRSLQALQWLRGGSRWVLKSPQHLEQFPTLAATFPDATFVVTHRDPVEVTRSMVTMIAYASRMASRHPDPVALGRYWLSRVEDLFAGCLRDRDVLPAEQSLDVRFEDFMADEEGTIAQIYALAGQPFGPRAHEAMARFRREHPRGRHGGVAYHEADVGLDPAEVACRLSAYRDRFVARRGRSNSSSV; encoded by the coding sequence ATGACCAGCCCGGCGCCGGTTCGGTTTACCGACCTGAGCCACCCGGTCTATCCCGCGGCGGCGCAACCGATGCGGGAGGCGCTGGCTGCCTACGGGCAGACGCTGGAGCTCACACCGGATTGTCTGGTCTCTACAGCTGCTGCACGCACCGGATGTGACGACTGGGGAGACAACGGTTTTCGGGAACGTCTGGACGTGCTGTGCGCGGCCTTGCGGGACGAGGCCGGCCTCTCCGACGCCGGCGTCGCGGTGGCGTTCGAACAACTTGCGGGCAATCTGGTCAACCGGTTGCGGTTGGAGGCGCTGCTGGCGGCCCATCCCGAGATCCTCGACATCCCGATCGAACGACCGATCATCATCTGTGGCCTGCCCCGCACCGGCACCACGCACCTGCACAACCTGATCGCTGCCGACCCGGGGTTGCGTTACCTGCCCTACTGGGAGAGCCTCGAACCGTTCCCCGACCCCGACGAGGACGGTGAACAGCCCAGGCGCGATCGCTGCGCAGCGGGCCTGGAGCTGATCGAGACCACGATGCCCGACTTCAAACGCATGCACGAGATGACGGTCGACCATGCGCACGAAGAGATTCAGCTGCTGGCCAACGACATCTCGGGCATGCTGTTCGAAACCACCTACCATGTGCCGAGTTTCGCCCAGCATTACCGGACCCACGACCAGCGCCCGTCCTACGAGTACCTCAAACGAAGCCTGCAGGCGCTGCAGTGGTTGCGCGGCGGCAGCCGGTGGGTCTTGAAGTCCCCGCAGCACCTTGAGCAGTTCCCGACGCTGGCCGCCACGTTCCCCGACGCGACCTTCGTCGTGACCCATCGAGACCCGGTCGAGGTAACCCGGTCGATGGTCACCATGATCGCCTACGCCTCCCGGATGGCGTCGCGGCACCCGGATCCTGTCGCGCTGGGCCGTTATTGGCTGAGCCGCGTCGAAGATCTGTTCGCCGGCTGCCTGCGGGACCGTGATGTGCTACCCGCCGAGCAGTCGCTCGACGTCCGGTTCGAGGACTTCATGGCCGACGAGGAGGGCACCATCGCGCAGATCTACGCCCTGGCCGGCCAACCGTTCGGGCCGCGTGCGCACGAGGCGATGGCGCGGTTCCGCAGGGAGCACCCGCGGGGCCGACACGGTGGTGTCGCCTACCACGAGGCCGATGTCGGGCTGGATCCCGCGGAGGTGGCGTGCCGGCTGTCGGCGTATCGGGATCGGTTCGTCGCTCGCCGAGGTCGGTCGAACTCGAGCAGCGTGTAG
- a CDS encoding diguanylate cyclase has protein sequence MNRIVRWWSAPDQFDWLGGYLQARGLGRPLRRMLALVAASLTLVPINAVWGPAAVDSAFTLLLALASGVAGLTLALLWMTRWPTRSESIVFAAIGSITIAAGCLWQTDPLIGLLFCTALAVSGGYIALFHSARYMLLNFALAMGVGAWQAYRVAESGELMFAATGFFLVLELNIGVPFAIQVVVRTLGADLLRSERDPLTGLLNRRAFTDAVVGRMMTRGDHAQCALALLDLDRFKSINDAFGHAAGDEALIEVAAALTEACPETALVCRMGGEEFLVAEVFTTSVPADWAQCLCAAVESVSYRVTASVGTATASLRNVDADQAAATFHQLVRQADMAMYSAKRRGGNRVQHAGAP, from the coding sequence ATGAACAGAATAGTCAGGTGGTGGAGCGCGCCGGATCAGTTCGACTGGCTCGGCGGCTACTTGCAGGCCCGGGGGTTGGGCCGGCCGCTGCGACGCATGTTGGCGCTCGTCGCGGCGTCGTTGACGCTGGTCCCGATCAACGCAGTGTGGGGCCCCGCCGCCGTGGACAGCGCATTCACCTTGCTGCTGGCCCTGGCCTCGGGGGTCGCGGGGCTCACTTTGGCGTTGTTGTGGATGACTCGCTGGCCGACCCGGTCGGAATCGATCGTCTTCGCCGCCATCGGCAGCATCACCATTGCCGCGGGGTGTCTGTGGCAGACCGATCCGCTGATCGGTCTGCTGTTCTGCACCGCACTCGCAGTGTCCGGCGGCTACATCGCGTTGTTCCACAGTGCCCGATACATGCTGTTGAACTTCGCCCTGGCGATGGGAGTCGGTGCGTGGCAGGCCTACCGGGTGGCTGAGTCGGGTGAGTTGATGTTCGCGGCGACCGGCTTCTTCCTGGTGCTCGAACTCAATATCGGAGTGCCGTTTGCGATTCAGGTGGTGGTCCGTACCCTGGGCGCCGATCTGTTGCGCTCCGAGCGAGATCCGCTGACCGGGCTGCTGAACCGGCGGGCCTTCACCGACGCCGTGGTCGGCCGGATGATGACCCGGGGCGACCATGCTCAGTGCGCGCTGGCACTGCTCGATCTCGACCGATTCAAATCCATCAACGATGCATTCGGCCACGCAGCCGGAGACGAGGCACTGATCGAGGTGGCCGCGGCACTGACGGAAGCCTGCCCGGAGACTGCCCTGGTATGCCGGATGGGTGGCGAGGAGTTCCTGGTCGCCGAGGTTTTCACCACCTCGGTGCCGGCAGACTGGGCTCAATGCCTGTGTGCAGCGGTGGAATCGGTGTCCTACCGGGTGACAGCCAGTGTGGGGACGGCCACGGCGTCGTTGCGCAATGTCGATGCCGACCAGGCTGCGGCCACGTTTCACCAACTCGTCCGTCAGGCCGACATGGCGATGTATTCGGCCAAGCGCCGCGGTGGCAACCGGGTGCAACACGCGGGAGCGCCGTAG
- a CDS encoding serine hydrolase domain-containing protein yields the protein MAVSGFGVARVCVAVVLLLSLSAVSSCGHPTPPPSRAPTSTPTATAPQVSPSVDFATVSALIREAIAENRLPGAVVQIGHAGRVVFRQAFGVRKLPGEPGLDGSPTPAEPMTDDTIFDLASLSKGIGTAPAVLQLYQQGLLRIDDPVQTLLPDFNPTGDPRRARVTVRMLLTHTSGLAGDLSLDGPWGLQRAARAEGIRRALAAWVVYDPGEVFHYSDINFILLGTIVERITGEPLDRYLHEHVFTPLGMTDTRYLPASKACGPHRVRGTAVTLAGYPPWVGGCPAGTWSTGLLPRIAPTARDGDTPGRNPDYGYLLRGTVHDPTARRMGGVTGSAGIFSTVGDIGRFAHALLDRLADRPSTFPLSRAAAVLMTTPQQPGHHPGQLDAANGATSGDYPAVPGQTLRGFGWDIDSIHSRPRGEAFPVGSFGHVGFTGVTLWIDPGSDTYVAVLANVIHQPGGPPIVSLSGDIATAVAQSLGLYQN from the coding sequence GTGGCGGTGTCGGGCTTTGGCGTCGCGCGCGTCTGCGTCGCGGTAGTTCTGCTCCTCAGCCTCAGCGCGGTATCTTCGTGCGGACATCCGACGCCGCCGCCATCTCGCGCCCCGACGTCCACCCCGACGGCGACCGCACCGCAGGTGTCCCCGAGCGTAGATTTCGCCACGGTCTCCGCGCTGATCCGCGAGGCGATCGCCGAGAACCGACTGCCCGGGGCGGTGGTGCAGATAGGGCATGCCGGCAGGGTGGTCTTCCGGCAGGCGTTCGGCGTCCGCAAACTCCCCGGCGAGCCGGGGCTGGACGGCTCGCCCACACCCGCCGAGCCGATGACCGACGACACCATCTTCGACCTGGCGTCGCTGAGCAAGGGCATCGGGACTGCACCGGCCGTTCTCCAGCTCTACCAGCAGGGGCTGCTGCGCATCGATGATCCTGTGCAGACCCTCCTGCCCGATTTCAACCCGACCGGTGACCCACGACGCGCCCGGGTAACCGTGCGGATGTTGCTGACCCACACCTCGGGGTTGGCAGGAGATCTGAGCCTGGACGGTCCGTGGGGGCTTCAGCGAGCCGCCCGAGCCGAAGGCATCCGCCGTGCGCTGGCTGCGTGGGTGGTCTACGACCCGGGCGAGGTCTTCCACTACTCCGACATCAACTTCATTCTTCTCGGCACGATCGTCGAGAGGATCACCGGCGAACCGCTGGATCGATACCTGCACGAACATGTCTTCACGCCGCTGGGCATGACCGATACCCGCTACCTGCCGGCTTCGAAAGCCTGTGGACCGCATCGTGTTCGGGGTACTGCTGTCACGCTCGCAGGCTATCCGCCCTGGGTCGGGGGGTGTCCGGCAGGGACGTGGAGCACCGGACTGCTGCCCCGCATCGCTCCCACCGCCCGAGACGGCGACACCCCCGGCCGCAACCCCGATTACGGGTATCTGCTTCGCGGTACGGTGCACGACCCGACGGCACGTCGGATGGGGGGCGTGACCGGCAGTGCCGGCATCTTCTCGACGGTCGGTGATATCGGCCGGTTCGCCCATGCGCTGCTCGATCGTCTGGCCGATCGGCCGAGCACATTCCCGCTCAGCCGTGCCGCTGCGGTGCTGATGACGACCCCGCAGCAGCCCGGACACCACCCCGGTCAACTCGACGCGGCCAACGGTGCGACATCGGGGGACTACCCGGCGGTGCCAGGACAGACTCTGCGCGGCTTCGGCTGGGACATCGATTCGATACATTCCCGACCGCGCGGCGAGGCCTTTCCCGTAGGGAGTTTCGGGCATGTCGGCTTCACCGGCGTGACGCTGTGGATCGATCCCGGATCGGACACCTATGTGGCCGTGCTCGCCAACGTGATCCACCAACCGGGCGGGCCACCGATCGTGAGCCTCAGCGGCGACATCGCCACAGCTGTCGCACAGTCGCTGGGTCTGTACCAAAACTGA
- a CDS encoding SRPBCC family protein → MRLQRSVVIDADRDAVWKHVSDPGCYPEFMASLERWEIVTEGVLGVGSRYTVHWKVGSVPIGGVIEVVEFDPARDLAWVGLTGVSLRGRFRLRDAGDGRTKVTFRLAYEAPGGLLGLIADRVAARQVAHIMKQTVDRLKELVEG, encoded by the coding sequence ATGAGGCTCCAACGCAGCGTGGTCATCGACGCCGACCGGGACGCCGTCTGGAAGCACGTCAGCGACCCGGGGTGTTACCCGGAGTTCATGGCCAGCCTGGAGCGCTGGGAGATCGTCACCGAAGGGGTCCTCGGCGTCGGTTCGCGCTACACCGTGCACTGGAAGGTCGGGTCGGTGCCGATCGGCGGCGTCATCGAGGTCGTCGAGTTCGACCCAGCCCGGGATCTGGCGTGGGTGGGGCTGACCGGTGTGTCGCTGCGCGGCCGCTTCCGGTTGCGCGACGCCGGCGACGGTCGGACCAAGGTGACGTTCCGGCTGGCCTATGAGGCCCCCGGCGGCCTGCTGGGACTGATCGCCGACCGCGTGGCCGCGCGGCAGGTAGCGCACATCATGAAGCAGACGGTGGACCGGCTCAAGGAGCTGGTCGAGGGCTGA
- a CDS encoding multidrug efflux SMR transporter has product MPWVVLIVSAVLEAVWATALGQTEQFTRFAPTVVFLIAIVFSMAGLGWAARWIPIGTAYAVWTGLGAALTVGYAMWTGAEAVSAVKVLFLAGIIAAVAGLRWLPPQSPARRVVTGRAGGVSGSA; this is encoded by the coding sequence ATGCCGTGGGTGGTCTTGATCGTCAGCGCAGTGCTCGAAGCGGTCTGGGCTACCGCGCTGGGCCAGACCGAGCAGTTCACCCGGTTCGCGCCCACCGTCGTCTTCCTGATCGCGATCGTGTTCAGCATGGCGGGCCTCGGGTGGGCCGCCCGGTGGATCCCGATCGGCACCGCCTACGCGGTGTGGACCGGGCTGGGGGCGGCGCTGACCGTTGGTTACGCGATGTGGACCGGCGCAGAGGCGGTGTCGGCGGTCAAGGTGCTGTTCCTGGCCGGGATCATTGCGGCGGTGGCCGGTCTGCGCTGGCTGCCTCCGCAGTCCCCGGCCCGACGCGTGGTTACCGGCCGCGCCGGCGGGGTATCGGGTTCGGCATGA
- a CDS encoding lysophospholipid acyltransferase family protein, with protein MAGFDDALEWVKHQVSSRVPKADLDQRDADYIREQLPGLWLLASLYFRADVRGLERIPAEGPVLLVGNHSGGNVPPDTFVFTLAFCSYFGVERPFYQLAHNLVVSAPPLASLRKFGTVAANPDNARLALESGAALLVYPGGDYEVFRPFWERNTVDFGGRMGYVKLAREAGVPIVPIASVGGQESVFFISRGQWLAKLLGVDKLLRLKSVPIAIAPPWGLVISDLTGHIPLPSKIVVEVQEPIAADDVQAGDDQAVHDRVEGALQAAVDRLAAERRFPVLG; from the coding sequence ATGGCGGGCTTCGACGATGCGCTCGAATGGGTCAAGCACCAGGTTTCCTCGCGGGTGCCCAAGGCCGACCTGGACCAACGCGACGCCGACTACATCCGCGAGCAACTCCCCGGCCTGTGGTTGCTGGCCTCGCTGTACTTCCGCGCCGACGTGCGCGGACTCGAGCGGATACCGGCCGAAGGGCCTGTTCTGCTGGTCGGCAACCACTCCGGGGGAAATGTCCCGCCGGACACTTTTGTGTTTACGTTGGCGTTCTGCTCGTACTTCGGCGTTGAGCGGCCCTTCTATCAACTCGCCCACAACCTTGTCGTCTCGGCGCCGCCGCTGGCGTCGCTGCGCAAGTTCGGCACCGTCGCGGCCAATCCCGACAACGCCCGGCTCGCCTTGGAGTCCGGCGCCGCGCTGTTGGTCTACCCCGGCGGTGACTACGAGGTGTTCCGTCCGTTCTGGGAACGCAACACGGTGGATTTCGGCGGCCGGATGGGATACGTGAAGTTGGCCCGCGAAGCCGGTGTGCCGATCGTCCCGATCGCCAGCGTCGGTGGTCAGGAAAGTGTCTTTTTCATCAGCCGCGGGCAATGGCTGGCCAAGCTGCTCGGCGTCGACAAACTGCTGAGGCTCAAGAGCGTGCCGATCGCGATCGCGCCACCGTGGGGACTGGTGATCAGCGACCTGACCGGCCATATCCCGCTGCCGTCGAAGATCGTTGTCGAGGTGCAGGAGCCGATAGCGGCCGACGACGTCCAAGCCGGTGACGACCAGGCCGTGCACGACCGGGTCGAGGGGGCATTGCAGGCTGCGGTCGACCGCCTTGCCGCCGAACGTCGATTCCCGGTGCTCGGATGA
- a CDS encoding SDR family oxidoreductase — protein MQNVTVITGGAGGMGLATAQVVGRDDSVVLADVRQDRLDAAVTELAGRGVTATGLHCDVTDRAAVDELFERATGRGVLRAVVHTAGVSPSMGDAEYVLRTNTLGTLYVNEAFHAVAGEGAAIVNVASMGAYLIPEDFVPTAQFALALHDEAAFLAALRTACEIVPEDLRSGIAYAVSKAFVKWYSSAAAERFNTRSQRIVSVSPGSTDTEMGRLEEQAGAGAMVADAAVPRWGTAQEMADLLAFCVSERAGYLTGTDILNDGGVVASMRERARVAAQQG, from the coding sequence ATGCAGAACGTTACCGTGATCACCGGAGGCGCCGGCGGGATGGGTCTCGCAACGGCCCAGGTGGTCGGGCGTGATGACAGCGTGGTGCTAGCCGACGTCCGGCAGGATCGGCTCGACGCCGCCGTCACCGAGCTCGCCGGCCGCGGAGTTACCGCGACCGGGCTGCACTGCGATGTCACCGACCGGGCCGCGGTGGACGAGCTGTTCGAGCGCGCGACGGGACGGGGTGTGCTGCGTGCGGTCGTGCACACCGCGGGTGTCAGTCCCAGCATGGGCGATGCGGAGTACGTCCTGCGAACCAACACGCTGGGCACGCTCTACGTCAACGAGGCATTCCACGCGGTCGCGGGCGAAGGGGCCGCCATCGTCAACGTGGCCTCGATGGGTGCCTACCTGATTCCCGAAGACTTCGTCCCCACAGCGCAATTCGCCCTGGCTCTACACGATGAGGCGGCGTTTCTGGCCGCTCTGCGCACGGCGTGCGAGATCGTGCCCGAGGATCTGCGTTCCGGCATCGCCTATGCGGTGAGCAAGGCGTTCGTGAAGTGGTACAGCAGCGCTGCGGCCGAACGCTTCAACACGCGTTCGCAGCGCATCGTGTCGGTATCGCCGGGCTCGACCGACACCGAGATGGGACGACTGGAGGAGCAGGCGGGTGCGGGCGCGATGGTCGCCGACGCCGCTGTCCCACGGTGGGGGACCGCGCAGGAAATGGCCGACCTGCTGGCATTCTGTGTCAGCGAGCGGGCCGGCTACCTGACCGGAACCGACATCCTCAACGACGGTGGCGTGGTGGCATCGATGCGGGAACGAGCCCGAGTTGCCGCGCAGCAGGGGTGA
- a CDS encoding alpha/beta hydrolase, translating into MDTVEYAPRRLADVFGDPAGPAILVWHGTQTDARATVAPLCELLAQRGFGVVAADWDSHAADNGRADLLASAHFALNWSVGSAGLAVVGWSLGAVAAAGLTLRAAHYGVVVTHTVGLAGAFMASDPISGEPLPALVDTATGGAEFTLVHGVDDDVVPAEASYSFAADLRRAGWPVRVVELPTDHGAIAGARYDPAVDRYFPADDDHTRTVATDVADHIAAALAARHG; encoded by the coding sequence ATGGATACCGTCGAGTACGCGCCCCGACGTCTGGCCGATGTGTTCGGCGACCCTGCCGGGCCGGCCATCCTGGTATGGCACGGCACCCAGACCGATGCCCGCGCCACGGTCGCCCCGCTGTGCGAGCTGCTGGCCCAACGCGGCTTCGGTGTAGTAGCGGCGGACTGGGACTCCCACGCCGCGGACAACGGCCGCGCCGACCTGCTGGCCTCGGCGCACTTCGCCCTGAATTGGTCGGTCGGGTCGGCGGGGCTTGCAGTGGTCGGCTGGTCACTCGGTGCGGTGGCCGCCGCGGGTCTGACGCTGCGAGCAGCGCACTACGGCGTGGTGGTGACCCATACTGTCGGCCTGGCCGGCGCTTTCATGGCCTCCGACCCGATATCGGGTGAGCCGTTGCCCGCGCTGGTGGACACCGCGACCGGCGGTGCTGAGTTCACGCTGGTCCACGGGGTCGACGACGATGTGGTGCCGGCCGAGGCCAGCTATTCGTTCGCAGCCGACCTGCGGCGGGCCGGGTGGCCGGTACGGGTTGTGGAGTTGCCGACCGACCATGGCGCGATCGCCGGGGCTCGTTACGACCCCGCCGTCGACCGGTACTTTCCCGCTGACGACGACCACACCCGCACCGTCGCCACCGATGTGGCCGACCACATTGCGGCTGCCCTCGCCGCACGCCACGGATAG
- a CDS encoding amidase — protein MDFDEYRSYDATGLAELVADDQVSAAELLELARQRAAAVNPRLNAIVADVPAESAPQRDGPFAGVPFLIKDLAQDYAGLPTSAGCRALARTPAAEHATVVSRWLDAGLVIFGKTNTPEFGAKGITEPELWGPTRNPWDLTRSPGGSSGGSAAAVAAGIVPCAGANDGGGSIRIPAACCGLVGLKPGRGLTPSGPAVGESMHGAAVQGVVSRTVRDTAAMLDVIGGGEPWAPYAPAAPAASFAGSLGVGPGRLRIGVRVPSAINPRPHAEARAAVDTTVAALTEMGHHVEELASAPFDDAVLARDFLCTWFVYTAWEVDVAKRLTGAGDDAFERDTLVLAALGRATSSVDYLDAVQRRHDHTRRLTTYFESYDLLMTPTLATPAPRIGEFDLPVLLQRASDVLLKTRTAQLLRFTKIVDDIVDKNLNWVPYTQLANLTGRPAISLPLHWTADGLPLGVQFVAPLAGESLLLRLAAQLEQALPWADRTAPI, from the coding sequence GTGGACTTCGACGAATACCGCAGCTACGACGCAACCGGACTGGCCGAGCTCGTCGCCGATGACCAGGTGAGCGCAGCCGAACTGCTCGAACTGGCTCGGCAGCGGGCGGCCGCGGTGAACCCCCGCCTGAACGCCATCGTCGCTGACGTCCCTGCCGAATCCGCGCCGCAGCGCGACGGGCCGTTCGCCGGGGTGCCGTTTCTGATCAAGGATCTGGCGCAGGATTACGCGGGTCTACCCACCTCGGCGGGCTGTCGCGCGCTGGCCCGCACACCGGCCGCCGAGCACGCCACCGTCGTGTCGCGCTGGCTCGACGCCGGCCTGGTGATCTTCGGTAAGACCAACACTCCGGAGTTCGGCGCCAAAGGCATCACCGAACCCGAGCTGTGGGGCCCGACACGCAACCCGTGGGACCTGACACGTTCTCCCGGCGGGTCATCGGGCGGTTCGGCCGCGGCGGTGGCCGCCGGTATCGTGCCGTGCGCGGGCGCCAACGACGGCGGCGGATCGATCCGTATCCCGGCGGCGTGCTGCGGGCTCGTCGGCCTCAAACCCGGCCGCGGACTCACACCGTCGGGACCGGCGGTCGGGGAGTCGATGCACGGGGCTGCCGTGCAAGGAGTGGTCTCACGCACGGTTCGCGACACCGCGGCGATGCTCGACGTCATCGGTGGCGGTGAGCCGTGGGCACCCTATGCTCCGGCAGCGCCTGCCGCGTCGTTCGCCGGGAGCCTGGGCGTCGGTCCCGGCCGGTTACGCATCGGGGTCCGGGTTCCATCGGCGATCAATCCGCGACCGCACGCTGAGGCCCGTGCCGCGGTGGACACTACCGTAGCGGCGCTGACCGAGATGGGGCATCACGTCGAAGAGCTGGCCTCGGCGCCGTTCGACGACGCAGTGCTGGCTCGCGATTTCCTGTGCACCTGGTTCGTCTATACCGCTTGGGAAGTCGACGTGGCCAAGAGGCTGACCGGCGCCGGTGACGACGCGTTCGAGCGCGACACCCTGGTGCTGGCCGCGCTGGGGCGGGCCACCAGCAGCGTCGACTATCTCGACGCAGTGCAGCGGCGTCACGACCACACCCGCAGGCTGACCACGTACTTCGAGTCCTACGACCTTTTGATGACGCCGACGTTGGCCACTCCTGCGCCCAGGATCGGCGAGTTCGATCTCCCGGTGTTGCTGCAGCGCGCCTCCGATGTGTTGCTCAAGACCCGCACCGCCCAGTTGTTGCGTTTCACCAAGATCGTCGACGACATCGTCGACAAGAACCTCAACTGGGTTCCCTATACGCAGCTGGCCAATCTCACTGGAAGGCCGGCCATCTCGCTTCCGTTGCACTGGACTGCCGACGGCCTGCCGCTGGGCGTGCAGTTCGTCGCGCCGTTGGCCGGTGAGTCGCTGTTGCTGCGGCTGGCCGCTCAACTGGAACAGGCCCTGCCGTGGGCCGACCGCACCGCTCCGATCTGA